The DNA sequence GATCGTCCGTCAGTTTGTCCGGCAGGAAGTAAACGACCGGCAGCTCCGGCTCTTGTTTGGACGGAATGAAGGCCGGCGAAATGAACAGCAGCGACAGGAGCGCCAAGTGCGTGCCTGCCGAAGCGACGAGACATTTCTGTTGCAGCCGGCTCATCAGTTCTTTCGCGGTTGCGTGTCGATCTGGAATTTGAAAATGCCGTTGCGTCGGCAACGGTCCACGATGTCCATGAAATCCGCAAGCCGCCCCATGCCGTCGCCGCGAATCTGCACTACCAGATTCGGGTTGCGGCGGAACGTATTGACCAACTCTTGTTCGATGCGCTCGGGAACCATCCGTTGCCGGTCGAGCATCATCGCGCCGTCTCGATTGATCTCCACGACCCGGCGGTCCCTGGCGTCCACTTTCGGCGCCGGCCCGCCGCCCTGCGGCAAGTCGAGTTCCATGCCGTGGTCCTGCTGCGACTTGATGGACGGGGAAATAATCACGAAGATGATCAAGAGGACAAAGGCCAGGTCCAGGAGCGGCGTGATATTGATCTCGCTCAGCGTGACCAGGGAATTACGTTGGGAGAAACGCCGCATAGAGGTCTTCAGCACCAGGGCACGACACGCTCGGTCACAGCCTGACTGACGTTGGCGAAGCGCGCGAAATTCAGGATGTCCATCACAAAAACCGCAGACACGAGCGAAAACCCTTTGCCCATCACTCTCTCCAGCCACCGGCTCCAGCGTGATCGGTGCAACGGGCGCCGGCAAGCCTGGCATCGCGTGTAAATCCGTTCATTGCGGCGACCGCAAGCCGGGCAGTCCATGAACAATTCCGCCTCGCATTCATCGCAGACCTGTTTGCCGGGAGGATTCAGGTGTTCGCATTCCACACACAACACGCCCGCGGCGCCTCCGCATTTCCCTCGATGGATTCATGTTCCGCTGTCATCGTCGTCTTTGAGGAATTCGACCTCCATTTTGGACACCAGTAGCTGGGCGAAGTTATCCAGTTCGACCGTCATGGCCCGCAAATTGTGCACGAGCCAGTTGTAACCGAACATGGAGGGAATCGCCACCAGCAGACCTGCCACCGTAGTGACCAGCGCGGAAGAAACTCCGGGCGCCAACGCAGCCAGATCGGCGCGGCCTTGCAGCGCCACGTCGCTGAAGGCGCTCATGACGCCCCAGACCGTGCCCAGCAGGCCCAGGAAGGGCGCGCCGCTTACCGCCAGCGCCAGGTGAATCAACCCGGACTCCAGCCTCAAGGCTTCCTGCGACACGGCGCGTTCCAACGTTCGCTTCACGTGTTCCATGGATTTGAGCGAGACTTGCTTGACCTTGCGCGCAACATCGCCCGCTTTGAGGCGGCTGTCCAGTTCCATGCAGCCTTCCTGATAAACGGCGAAGAGCGGGCAGCCGTCCACCTGAATTCGACGGTCGAAAATGGCCAGCACGGTGGGTTGGACGCGGAACTCGGCATCGAAATATTGGTTCAGCCTTCTGGCGCGGCGCATCTGCACGGCCTTTGACGCCATGATCGACCAGGCGACGATGGAAAACGTGATCAGGATGATGATGATCGCCTTGCCTTCCGGAGTGGCTTTGTTCCAGACGTAGATCAATTCCAGCTCCGTCTTGGCGAGGAAATACACGGGAATATTCATCACGGTTCAAAATCTGCGCTACGGACACTGACACTCGCGCGGGCCAGGATGGTTTAACGTCCGCGTGGCAAATGGTCAAAAGCTTTCGGGTGTACCCTTCAAAACTCGCGACTGAATACTGCGTACTGCATACTGATCCCTGAAATACTGCCTGCGACGCTGTCACCGCAATTTCCGGAACGCCGCTTTGGCCTCCTTGTGGCCCGGCTCCAGTTTGAGCGCCGCCTGAAACTCCGCGCGCGCCAGTTCGTGTTTCTCCTGGCG is a window from the Verrucomicrobiota bacterium genome containing:
- a CDS encoding biopolymer transporter ExbD codes for the protein MPGLPAPVAPITLEPVAGESDGQRVFARVCGFCDGHPEFRALRQRQSGCDRACRALVLKTSMRRFSQRNSLVTLSEINITPLLDLAFVLLIIFVIISPSIKSQQDHGMELDLPQGGGPAPKVDARDRRVVEINRDGAMMLDRQRMVPERIEQELVNTFRRNPNLVVQIRGDGMGRLADFMDIVDRCRRNGIFKFQIDTQPRKN
- a CDS encoding MotA/TolQ/ExbB proton channel family protein, with protein sequence MNIPVYFLAKTELELIYVWNKATPEGKAIIIILITFSIVAWSIMASKAVQMRRARRLNQYFDAEFRVQPTVLAIFDRRIQVDGCPLFAVYQEGCMELDSRLKAGDVARKVKQVSLKSMEHVKRTLERAVSQEALRLESGLIHLALAVSGAPFLGLLGTVWGVMSAFSDVALQGRADLAALAPGVSSALVTTVAGLLVAIPSMFGYNWLVHNLRAMTVELDNFAQLLVSKMEVEFLKDDDDSGT